Proteins from a genomic interval of Physeter macrocephalus isolate SW-GA chromosome 21, ASM283717v5, whole genome shotgun sequence:
- the LOC112062778 gene encoding uncharacterized protein produces MSEPSSVTSEESLGTKEAEPSKAEPKEPKQKAAKRHRRRSDGIDSFATYFPRVLKQVHQGLSLSQEAAKVMDSFVQDIFERIADEAARLVRSSKRSTLSSREIQTSVRLLLPGEMGKHAVSKANKAVIRYTTGK; encoded by the coding sequence ATGTCTGAGCCTTCGTCTGTGACGTCTGAAGAAAGCCTGGGCACCAAGGAAGCCGAGCCCTCCAAAGCCGAGCCGAAGGAACCGAAGCAGAAGGCAGCGAAGCGCCACCGCCGCCGCTCTGACGGCATCGACAGCTTTGCCACCTATTTCCCCAGGGTGCTGAAGCAGGTCCACCAGGGCCTGAGCCTCTCGCAGGAGGCCGCGAAGGTCATGGATTCGTTCGTTCAGGACATCTTTGAGCGAATCGCCGACGAGGCGGCGCGCCTGGTCCGCTCCAGCAAGCGCTCCACCCTCAGCTCCAGAGAGATCCAGACCTCCGTGCGCCTGCTGCTGCCTGGGGAGATGGGCAAGCACGCCGTGTCCAAGGCCAACAAGGCCGTCATCAGATACACCACCGGCAAATGA
- the LOC112062779 gene encoding histone H2B type W-T-like — translation MAEPCCETSSEESLGTKEPTEAEPKRPKQKMPRCCRRCCPDSFITSFPRVLKQVHEGLDIFEPIAEESAPLASSTKRSTITFREIQTSVPLLLPREIGKHAMS, via the coding sequence ATGGCCGAGCCCTGTTGTGAGACTTCTTCTGAGGAAAGCCTCGGCACCAAAGAGCCCACAGAAGCCGAACCAAAGCGCCCAAAGCAGAAGATGCCAAGGTGTTGTCGCCGCTGCTGCCCGGACAGTTTCATCACCTCTTTCCCCAGGGTTCTGAAGCAGGTTCACGAGGGCCTGGACATCTTCGAGCCCATCGCCGAGGAGTCTGCACCCCTGGCCAGCTCCACCAAGCGCTCCACCATCACCTTCAGAGAGATCCAGACCTCCGTGCCCCTGCTGCTGCCCAGGGAGATTGGCAAGCACGCCATGTCCTAG